From Streptomyces sp. CMB-StM0423, a single genomic window includes:
- a CDS encoding DUF5995 family protein: MRRGEWVAVAENIDEVVDGLAGIVRDARRDGDRAGYFAALYRQVTVEVRGAIHEGRFDDGARMDRFDTFFGNRYFEAYDAWRRDRGGPRCWRETFGLLDDDRTVIVQHLILGVNAHINLDLAVAAARTSPGEDIRSLRRDFLLINDILASVVLAVEDSVGALSPLLSLLDTIGARTDEQILDFSVRRSREEAWHNAVLLAGQNEEQRAATIDRLDVRAAVLARLIARPGGLVQPALQLIRSTESDDVPANIAHLDRAMERPATAPAETAR, encoded by the coding sequence GTGCGGAGAGGGGAGTGGGTCGCGGTGGCGGAGAACATCGACGAGGTCGTGGACGGACTGGCGGGGATCGTACGGGACGCCCGGCGGGACGGTGACCGGGCAGGGTACTTCGCGGCGCTGTACCGGCAGGTGACGGTCGAGGTCCGCGGGGCCATCCACGAGGGGCGGTTCGACGACGGGGCCCGGATGGACCGCTTCGACACGTTCTTCGGCAACCGCTACTTCGAGGCGTACGACGCCTGGCGCCGCGACCGCGGCGGACCGCGCTGCTGGCGCGAGACGTTCGGGCTGCTGGACGACGACCGCACGGTCATCGTCCAGCACCTGATCCTCGGGGTGAACGCGCACATCAACCTCGACCTCGCGGTCGCGGCCGCGCGGACCTCCCCGGGCGAGGACATCCGGTCGCTCCGGCGCGACTTCCTCCTGATCAACGACATCCTCGCGAGCGTGGTCCTGGCCGTGGAGGACTCGGTCGGCGCGCTGTCGCCGCTGCTGTCGCTGCTGGACACGATCGGCGCGCGTACGGACGAGCAGATCCTCGACTTCAGCGTCCGCCGGTCCCGCGAGGAGGCGTGGCACAACGCTGTCCTCCTCGCCGGCCAGAACGAGGAGCAGCGCGCCGCCACGATCGACCGCCTCGACGTCCGCGCCGCCGTGCTGGCCCGCCTGATCGCCCGCCCGGGCGGCCTCGTCCAGCCGGCCCTGCAACTGATCCGCAGCACGGAGAGCGACGACGTACCGGCGAACATCGCCCACCTGGACCGGGCCATGGAGCGGCCGGCAACGGCACCGGCGGAGACGGCGCGTTGA
- a CDS encoding effector-associated constant component EACC1, with the protein MHITITAQGGPEGEEELRSLRRHLEDDPAIPLTPSMGLTLEAIEFVTGSSFDLANLVLALSAWRASRPVSSTLEVRQDEHTVRLSPQALANPQTTDAALRPRLPLPHLSYAVLIGVADHVPESGLRPLPAVDRGCLELRDVLGDSRIWGLPTGRCRLVRPQNREQLLDPVAHAARQASDCLVVYWAGHGLTHDGALHLALPDSREDDVPGTAVPFTDLLRRLGAAPDPPSRTIVILDCCQGSVAFDAVRREVEAAELRDIYVLAASPPGGDAVGTTGTGLTAFTQALVETVRAGIGNHQDFLTPNDIAAELRRIVPGQGGPEPHTLDPHSVGSRPFVRNLRAKPGTAHLSWPRRYSRALTAVAVALAVITGVGVWKGSSGTGTTGPCSEQVGLLGYSDALDTVAEPTPVQGLSALAVTGDRTILALGDNRPPRLHSLTLDDARLVPAVGDATILHPRDDKLSAADIDGEGMAVDGKNVLISSEAGPSIRSYRLGDGMQNGEIALPEGFEDSSPARRLESLSLSEDRTQLYAGMEGPLHIDGESAGRSQVRILRYTRSPGGEFGKKPRQYAYQTEYGLFLTELIALSGDRLLALERGYMPEGNSVHLFLLSLAKKPDISGTKSLSGITEDSWVEKKPLANLVNCPTAGAPHKQPQLNPLLDNIEGMALGEHLPDGRRALYLVSDNNANTKNQTTRFYKLSVDLS; encoded by the coding sequence ATGCACATCACGATCACGGCACAGGGCGGGCCGGAGGGCGAGGAGGAGCTGCGCTCCTTACGCAGACATCTGGAGGACGACCCGGCCATCCCGCTGACCCCCTCCATGGGACTCACCCTGGAGGCCATCGAGTTCGTCACCGGAAGCTCCTTCGACCTCGCCAACCTGGTCCTGGCGCTGTCCGCCTGGCGGGCCTCGCGGCCGGTGAGTTCGACCCTGGAGGTGCGGCAGGACGAGCACACCGTACGGCTCTCCCCGCAGGCCCTCGCCAACCCCCAGACGACCGACGCGGCCCTGCGCCCCCGGCTGCCGCTGCCCCACCTCTCGTACGCCGTGCTGATCGGTGTCGCCGACCACGTCCCCGAGAGCGGCCTCCGGCCCCTGCCGGCCGTGGACCGCGGCTGCCTGGAGCTGCGGGACGTACTGGGCGACTCCCGGATCTGGGGCCTGCCGACCGGTCGGTGCCGGCTCGTCCGGCCGCAGAACCGCGAGCAGCTCCTGGACCCGGTGGCCCACGCCGCGCGGCAGGCGTCGGACTGCCTGGTCGTCTACTGGGCGGGCCACGGCCTGACCCACGACGGCGCGCTCCATCTGGCCCTGCCCGACAGCCGCGAGGACGACGTCCCGGGCACCGCGGTCCCGTTCACCGACCTGCTCCGCCGGCTCGGCGCCGCCCCCGACCCGCCGTCCCGGACGATCGTCATCCTGGACTGCTGCCAGGGGAGTGTCGCCTTCGATGCCGTACGAAGGGAGGTCGAAGCCGCCGAGTTGCGCGACATCTACGTACTGGCGGCCTCGCCCCCCGGCGGCGACGCGGTCGGCACCACCGGCACCGGTCTCACCGCATTCACCCAGGCCCTGGTCGAAACGGTCCGGGCCGGCATCGGCAACCACCAGGACTTCCTGACGCCGAACGACATCGCCGCCGAACTGCGCCGGATCGTTCCCGGCCAAGGCGGCCCCGAGCCCCACACCTTGGACCCGCACTCGGTCGGCAGCCGGCCCTTCGTCCGGAACCTCCGGGCCAAGCCGGGCACCGCGCACCTCTCCTGGCCGCGCCGGTACTCCAGGGCCCTCACGGCCGTGGCGGTCGCCCTCGCCGTGATCACCGGCGTGGGGGTCTGGAAGGGCTCCTCCGGCACCGGCACGACCGGCCCCTGCTCGGAACAGGTCGGTCTGCTGGGCTACTCCGACGCCCTGGACACCGTCGCGGAACCCACGCCGGTGCAGGGGCTTTCGGCCCTCGCCGTCACCGGGGACCGCACTATCCTGGCGCTGGGGGACAACCGCCCTCCCCGCCTCCACTCCCTCACCCTCGACGACGCGCGGCTCGTCCCCGCGGTCGGAGACGCCACGATCCTGCACCCCCGGGACGACAAGCTCTCCGCCGCCGACATCGACGGCGAGGGGATGGCGGTGGACGGGAAGAACGTCCTGATCAGCTCGGAGGCGGGGCCGTCGATCCGGTCGTACCGACTCGGCGACGGGATGCAGAACGGAGAGATCGCCCTGCCGGAGGGCTTCGAGGACTCCAGCCCCGCACGGCGGCTGGAATCCCTGAGCCTGAGCGAGGACCGCACCCAGTTGTACGCGGGTATGGAGGGCCCCCTGCACATCGACGGCGAGTCGGCGGGCCGCAGCCAGGTACGGATCCTGCGCTACACCCGTTCTCCGGGCGGAGAGTTCGGCAAGAAGCCCCGGCAGTACGCGTACCAGACCGAATACGGGCTCTTCCTCACCGAGCTGATCGCCCTGAGCGGCGACCGGCTGCTCGCCCTGGAACGCGGCTACATGCCGGAGGGCAATTCGGTGCACCTGTTCCTGCTGTCGCTGGCGAAGAAGCCGGACATCAGCGGGACGAAGTCGCTCTCCGGCATCACCGAGGACTCCTGGGTGGAGAAGAAGCCGCTGGCCAATCTGGTGAACTGCCCCACCGCCGGCGCACCTCACAAGC